AATTTCTTCCAATAATCTGCGCAACTCATCCGCTAGCTGCGTTAGGTTGATGTCGGGAGCAGCGCCGCGCGTCAAATCAGGTACTTGACAATATATGCAGCGCCAGTTACAAGCGTTATTGGGGTTAAGGTTGATACCGATCGAGAGTCCTCGGGAACGGCGTGAAACAACGGGATAAACATAGGTCAGGCCAGCGCTATCACGGCGGTGGTCGATGGTGCTCAGTTTGGGCATGGTGCGGAGTAGACAGGATGTGGCCTTGTTTTGTTATCTCAGACCGGGGAAAATGATCCGTGGACAATTGTTTGTCCTCTTCCTAGCGAGAGAGGTTGGGGGGGCTGGTGATTAAAAGTATTCGTAAACTCAATTTAGCTATGAGGAGATTGTGCGGATGAATTGTTTACGTTGTCTGGTTGCTGGGTTGGTGCAAGGGGTTTGGTTTCGGGGATCAACGCAAACCCAGGCCCGGGCCTTGGGAATTACGGGATACGCTCGCAATCTTACCGATGGCCGAGTAGAAGTTCTTGCCTGTGGAGATCCCAAATCTCTCGAAACTTTGCGCGCTTGGTTACGTAAGGGACCTTCCTCAGCTCAAGTGGAGAGCGTTACCTGTGTCGATGCGACCTCTGCCACTAATCTAACGGATTTTCAAGTACGTTAGGAAGTAAGTGCCGGTGGCGCGGGTAGATCAAATAGAAGGAATTCACTTTCTGAATTCGCCCGAATGGTAAGTCGCGGTTCTTTCTTTATCTTTGCGCCGTCTCCGATATTTAGCTTGATACCGTTGAGTGTCAATGCTCCGCGAATTAGATGCAGATACGCGAAACGACCAGGTGCAAATTCAGATTCGACGATTTCTTCCACGGCAAGGAGGGTGGCGTAAACCCTAACATCTTGATGGATGGTAACGCTACCCTGATGACCATTAGGGGAGGCGATTAACCGCAGTCTGCCGCGTTTTTCTTCGGCGTCGAAGGTTTTTTGCTCATATTCCGGGGCAATTCCC
The nucleotide sequence above comes from Gammaproteobacteria bacterium. Encoded proteins:
- a CDS encoding Acylphosphatase, which codes for MNCLRCLVAGLVQGVWFRGSTQTQARALGITGYARNLTDGRVEVLACGDPKSLETLRAWLRKGPSSAQVESVTCVDATSATNLTDFQVR